A portion of the Myxococcus stipitatus genome contains these proteins:
- a CDS encoding imm11 family protein — protein MERHFYSVELGDVPRWLLETPTQASGEAFDEPWMFADGRVLPDLGALKARVAHPGRQRAFSFSVIEAIPIVSEAVANVFRSLAPGDVQLFPVSVEGEVEPYFVVNVTKVVDAIDEARCRAVQHYDEDDPFPGYEGEYRWIYGLRIDSAKTEGAQVFRLRKFKISLVVSQELKDALEQVGNLGVAFERVTEAPELH, from the coding sequence GTGGAGCGTCATTTCTACTCAGTGGAGCTTGGCGATGTGCCCCGGTGGCTCCTCGAGACGCCGACCCAGGCTTCGGGTGAGGCGTTTGATGAGCCATGGATGTTCGCGGACGGACGCGTTCTTCCTGACCTGGGCGCCCTCAAGGCACGAGTCGCACATCCGGGCAGGCAGCGGGCGTTTTCCTTTTCTGTGATTGAAGCAATCCCCATCGTCAGCGAAGCCGTCGCGAACGTCTTCAGGTCGCTTGCTCCCGGCGACGTGCAGCTCTTCCCGGTGTCGGTCGAGGGAGAGGTCGAGCCATACTTCGTCGTCAACGTCACCAAGGTGGTCGATGCCATCGACGAGGCCCGGTGCCGGGCGGTGCAGCACTATGACGAGGACGATCCCTTCCCTGGATATGAAGGGGAGTATCGCTGGATCTACGGGCTGCGAATCGACTCTGCGAAGACCGAGGGCGCGCAGGTCTTTCGGCTGAGGAAGTTCAAGATCTCGCTTGTTGTTTCGCAGGAACTCAAAGACGCACTCGAACAGGTCGGGAACCTGGGCGTAGCGTTCGAGCGCGTGACCGAAGCACCCGAGCTGCATTGA
- a CDS encoding AHH domain-containing protein — MRFIALVLVSLWTTGCATTRVVHLDKGDGQQVVHESVDAEPVEVSEEEFKSALARLILDLRMDVAFREAEEVDARGWVRSRTLLASSNGLADSGSGASPESLYARICPDADDCLTLVGGTGLTFSRKDRTLMALSFALDTVWESVEAEVGKVLNPAALKAMVTSAALAVFLTITLPEPITKGIAVALTAAMVAYLGVMPVWEIGRGFVQLWDDAGTAMSVIELQDIGHRFGRVLGTNGTRVLVLLVTAALGGKSAMAAQAPRLPGFTQAVVRAEAEAGFQLGAAMSGGVTSMALPAAGVLNVALAPGAAAALAMYSDGRFPGDVVGPVHHICTNKNPISDVTGGPWTPQCLKIFEKAGMTLEDAANKVRLKGHEGPHPELYHRAVIRRLERSVARCRTTDACRASLMKELAKIADELMTQGSELRSLIVKGEG; from the coding sequence ATGCGGTTCATTGCGCTGGTTCTTGTGAGCCTTTGGACGACAGGGTGTGCTACCACTCGTGTGGTCCATCTCGACAAAGGTGATGGCCAGCAGGTTGTCCACGAGTCCGTGGACGCCGAGCCCGTCGAAGTAAGCGAAGAGGAATTCAAGTCGGCCCTCGCTCGGCTCATCCTCGACCTGCGGATGGATGTCGCGTTCAGGGAAGCGGAAGAAGTGGATGCGCGAGGTTGGGTTCGGTCCAGGACGCTGCTCGCCTCCTCGAACGGACTCGCGGATTCGGGCTCGGGAGCATCGCCCGAGTCGTTGTACGCGCGCATCTGCCCCGACGCGGACGACTGCTTGACCCTGGTGGGCGGAACAGGGCTGACGTTCTCGCGGAAGGACCGGACCTTGATGGCCCTGTCCTTCGCGCTCGACACGGTGTGGGAGAGTGTCGAGGCCGAGGTCGGCAAGGTGCTGAACCCGGCCGCGCTCAAGGCCATGGTGACCTCGGCGGCGCTCGCAGTGTTCCTCACGATCACCCTGCCGGAGCCCATCACGAAGGGCATCGCCGTTGCGCTGACGGCGGCGATGGTGGCCTACCTCGGCGTCATGCCGGTCTGGGAGATAGGGCGCGGCTTCGTGCAGTTGTGGGATGATGCCGGGACGGCGATGAGCGTCATCGAGCTACAGGACATCGGGCATCGGTTCGGGCGGGTGCTGGGGACGAACGGCACACGCGTCCTGGTCCTGCTGGTCACTGCGGCCCTGGGTGGAAAGAGCGCGATGGCGGCTCAGGCCCCCAGGCTCCCTGGCTTCACTCAGGCGGTCGTTCGGGCTGAGGCCGAAGCGGGATTCCAGCTCGGAGCGGCAATGAGTGGAGGCGTGACGTCGATGGCACTTCCCGCAGCTGGTGTGCTCAATGTCGCCCTGGCGCCCGGAGCCGCCGCTGCCCTGGCGATGTACTCGGATGGGCGGTTTCCGGGTGACGTGGTGGGGCCTGTTCATCACATCTGCACGAACAAGAACCCGATCTCGGATGTGACCGGCGGTCCCTGGACGCCTCAGTGCCTGAAGATCTTCGAGAAGGCCGGGATGACGCTGGAAGATGCTGCCAACAAGGTGCGGCTCAAGGGACACGAGGGGCCTCACCCTGAGCTGTACCATCGAGCGGTGATTCGGCGCCTTGAGCGCTCTGTCGCGCGTTGCCGAACGACGGACGCCTGCCGGGCCAGCTTGATGAAGGAACTTGCGAAGATCGCCGACGAGCTGATGACGCAGGGATCCGAGTTGCGGAGCCTCATTGTGAAGGGGGAGGGATAG
- a CDS encoding DsbA family protein, with product MSKLRVPVGALDHVLGPQDAPVTLVEYGDFQCPFCGQAYWEVKKVLEEMGEGLRYVFRHFPLTQAHPFALQAAEAAEAAGAQGKFWEMHARLYEHQQMLDFESLREHAWALGLEDERFTRELMEHRHQEHVRRDFMGGVRSGVNGTPGFFINDERYVGEFSAPVLLSVLQGRSAEAPGYY from the coding sequence ATGAGCAAGCTGCGAGTTCCGGTGGGGGCATTGGACCATGTCCTGGGGCCGCAGGATGCGCCGGTGACGCTGGTGGAGTACGGCGACTTCCAGTGCCCCTTCTGTGGGCAGGCGTACTGGGAGGTGAAGAAGGTGCTGGAGGAGATGGGCGAGGGGTTGCGGTATGTGTTCCGGCACTTCCCGTTGACGCAGGCGCACCCCTTCGCGCTCCAGGCCGCGGAGGCGGCCGAGGCCGCGGGCGCGCAGGGGAAGTTCTGGGAGATGCATGCGCGGCTCTACGAGCATCAGCAGATGCTCGACTTCGAGTCGCTGCGGGAGCACGCGTGGGCGCTGGGGTTGGAGGACGAGCGTTTCACCCGTGAGCTCATGGAGCACCGGCACCAGGAGCACGTCCGGCGGGATTTCATGGGAGGCGTGCGCAGCGGAGTCAACGGGACGCCGGGCTTCTTCATCAACGACGAGCGCTACGTGGGCGAGTTCAGCGCGCCCGTGCTGCTCTCCGTGCTCCAGGGCCGGAGCGCCGAGGCACCTGGGTATTACTGA
- a CDS encoding phospholipase D-like domain-containing protein, whose protein sequence is MRVETSCDSVQFLLDGDNFFRELHRRIIACEEAGGGASIRLAYWKADPSLRLPAVDGKDEQTLSAALSAAVKAGARVQVILWNGWKSECFVPHHHFWRQDWSEWLERWTSILKNWKFPEGSIQFKYHSYAGNKLHPFTSLHVKIALFDTGDAQHVLLGGMNLGEDYKSSTVHDKDNHWHDAAVRMTGDIYRVVGNYWSELWAGRKPPRAPTSPDRSDGDTKVTFVTTDVQGKAERDIRTELVKYFQQAKRYIYVENQALTDPCIIDALVAAAARGVQVIIMVPHPKQTVMGDYSGYAYVMNFAFRAIAMARVKGFSYPGTVYGTHTVDAGNIAESSLRYEGWLLSGRVLKTASQTPMWEQSNDSYITDLEKRLRNGDDSLMRVWRAPNLPFRPASQFMNRGFHWKLEDAWVGTWVYLEKMTDIQSDSFSMYSPLLTGTTGESPYVHSKVALIDDEVAFIGSSNWTYRSMQFDAEVSAIIQNPDFVRDTREELFQHWGMPTDLAEWRETTEENLERDADGSVRIVPLTLADLKVDYTSLTAWGSWAAGNMI, encoded by the coding sequence ATGCGAGTCGAGACGAGCTGCGACTCCGTCCAGTTCCTGCTGGACGGCGACAACTTCTTCCGAGAGCTGCACCGTCGCATCATCGCCTGCGAGGAGGCGGGAGGAGGCGCGTCCATCCGGCTGGCCTACTGGAAGGCGGACCCGAGCCTGCGGCTGCCCGCGGTGGATGGGAAGGACGAGCAGACGTTGTCGGCGGCGCTGTCCGCGGCGGTGAAGGCGGGGGCGAGGGTGCAGGTCATCCTGTGGAATGGCTGGAAGTCGGAGTGCTTCGTGCCGCACCACCACTTCTGGAGACAGGACTGGTCGGAGTGGCTGGAGCGGTGGACGAGCATCCTGAAGAACTGGAAGTTCCCCGAGGGGTCCATCCAGTTCAAGTACCACTCGTACGCGGGCAACAAGCTGCATCCCTTCACGAGCCTGCACGTGAAGATCGCGTTGTTCGACACGGGGGACGCGCAGCACGTGCTGCTCGGGGGGATGAACCTGGGCGAGGACTACAAGTCGTCCACGGTGCACGACAAGGACAACCACTGGCACGACGCGGCCGTGCGGATGACGGGCGACATCTATCGCGTGGTGGGGAACTACTGGTCGGAGCTGTGGGCGGGGCGCAAGCCGCCCAGGGCGCCCACTTCGCCGGACCGGAGTGACGGCGACACGAAGGTGACGTTCGTGACGACGGACGTGCAGGGCAAGGCGGAGCGGGACATCCGGACGGAGCTGGTGAAGTACTTCCAGCAGGCGAAGCGCTACATCTACGTGGAGAACCAGGCGCTGACGGACCCGTGCATCATCGACGCGTTGGTGGCGGCGGCGGCGCGAGGGGTGCAGGTCATCATCATGGTGCCGCACCCGAAGCAGACGGTGATGGGGGACTACAGCGGCTATGCGTACGTGATGAACTTCGCCTTCCGGGCCATCGCGATGGCGCGGGTGAAGGGGTTCTCGTATCCGGGCACGGTGTATGGGACGCACACGGTGGACGCGGGGAACATCGCCGAGTCGAGCCTGCGGTACGAGGGCTGGCTGTTGAGCGGGCGCGTGCTGAAGACGGCGTCCCAGACGCCGATGTGGGAGCAGTCGAACGACAGCTACATCACCGACCTGGAGAAGCGCCTGCGCAACGGGGACGACAGCCTGATGCGGGTGTGGCGCGCGCCCAACCTGCCCTTCCGTCCGGCGTCGCAGTTCATGAACCGGGGCTTCCACTGGAAGCTCGAGGACGCGTGGGTGGGGACGTGGGTGTATCTGGAGAAGATGACGGACATCCAGTCGGACTCGTTCAGCATGTATTCGCCGTTGCTGACGGGCACGACGGGGGAGTCGCCGTACGTGCACTCGAAGGTGGCGCTCATCGACGACGAGGTGGCGTTCATCGGGAGCAGCAACTGGACCTACCGCAGCATGCAGTTCGACGCGGAGGTCAGCGCCATCATCCAGAACCCGGACTTCGTGCGCGACACGCGCGAGGAGCTGTTCCAGCACTGGGGCATGCCGACGGACCTGGCGGAGTGGCGGGAGACGACGGAGGAGAACCTCGAGCGCGACGCGGATGGGAGCGTGCGCATCGTCCCGTTGACGCTCGCGGACCTGAAGGTCGACTACACGAGCCTGACGGCGTGGGGTTCGTGGGCGGCGGGGAACATGATCTAG
- a CDS encoding redoxin domain-containing protein, translating into MPHPAGQSNAPLPAGTLAPPIDAPVTPDQKVSLEDFRGAPLVLVFYPADWSPVCSDELALFNELLPEFERLGARVMAISCDGVWCHLAFARARNLHMVLASDFHPQGAISRAYNVFQEDAGTSDRALFVLDAEGKVFWSHRSPVAVNPGADGVLDALERLARRSGSVSEDAGVSTQRGAPEHPGVHS; encoded by the coding sequence ATGCCCCATCCCGCCGGACAGTCCAACGCGCCCCTGCCCGCTGGCACGCTCGCGCCGCCTATCGACGCGCCGGTGACGCCGGACCAGAAGGTCTCCCTGGAGGATTTCCGGGGGGCGCCGCTGGTTCTGGTGTTCTACCCGGCGGACTGGAGCCCGGTGTGCAGCGACGAGCTGGCGCTCTTCAACGAGCTGTTGCCGGAGTTCGAGCGCCTGGGGGCGCGGGTGATGGCCATCTCCTGTGACGGGGTGTGGTGCCATCTGGCCTTCGCGCGCGCGAGGAACCTGCACATGGTGCTGGCGTCGGACTTCCATCCGCAGGGGGCCATCTCGCGTGCGTACAACGTGTTCCAGGAGGACGCGGGGACGTCGGACCGGGCGCTGTTCGTGCTCGACGCGGAGGGGAAGGTCTTCTGGAGCCATCGCTCGCCGGTGGCGGTGAACCCCGGGGCCGATGGGGTGCTCGACGCGCTGGAGCGACTGGCCAGGCGGAGCGGCTCTGTGTCCGAGGACGCTGGCGTGTCGACGCAGCGGGGTGCTCCGGAACATCCGGGGGTGCACTCATGA